GGGAAAGGGGCTAGCAAAAACCAACCCCGATCCCGATTTACCCCAACAACGTTGAGCAAGTATCGGCTGCATGGTCGATATTGCCGGTACTGATATACTACTGAGAGCATGTTTCACCCATGGCCGTTCGATCATCAGTACTAACGGAGCTGCTCCTTCAGGCAAAGGCGAACTCGCGCACCGACCCACTACAAGGGCTTGCGTGTGCAACGGAGGCACGTGAGCGAGCAGAGAGAATTGGAGATAACGAAGCCATCGTTGACGCGCTCAATGCCGCCGCTTGGTGCTACGAAACACGCACAGAGTATTCAGCCGCCTCCCTTAGCGCCACAACGGCTCTGGAACTTGCACGAGATCTTCAAGACAAGATGCGATGCGGAGAGAGTCTGCTTGTGCTTGGTGTTGTTCGGTCAGACATGATGCGTTTTGCCGAAGCACTGACAAGTCTTAAGGAGGCAATTGATGTCTTTGCAGATCTCAACGATGCTCCCGGACTTGCCTCGGCATATAATAACATCGGAATGATTCATCAACAATTGGCCAATTACCCACTGGCATTGGAAGCCTATCTGTCGGCCCTGCGTATCAACGAAACACTCGGCGATCAACGAAATGTTGGTGTGAACATTGGTAACGTCAGCAACATATACTATTACTTGGGCGACATGGATCGGTCGTTTGAATACGACCAACGTTCGCTTGATTTAGCCCGTGCCTCCAACAACACGTACGGAACGGCCCATGCACTCGAAGCCATAGCAACCCACTATAAGGCACGCGGTGCTTTCGATGAGGCAACACATGCATTGACCGATGCATTGGAGATCTTCTCTACGCTTGGTGAGAAGCGCTATGCAGCAGCTACGCACATCAAACTCGGTTCTGTACACGAGTTGCAGAAGAAGTCCAAGAAAGCTCTGGAGCACTATGCAACAGCAGCTAGTATGGCATTGAGCATCAAGAGACACGACCTTCATGCACAAGCGCTGTTGTGTAAGGGGGCGATTCTGTCAACCGGGAAAGCCCCCTCATCATCGATCGAGATCTTCGAGAGTGCGATTGGGATCGCAAGGACACACGCGCTTGATCAATTGCTTGTTGAAGCGTTGGGACATCTTGCTCAAGCATATGCCCGTGCGGGAGATCATCAACGAGCGTATGATGCTCTACAAGAGTGTGCGGAGATGAAGGAGCGATTGTATGCCTTGGACCGACAGCGTGCCGTGGCCGAGATGCAGTCGCGATTCGATGTTGAACGTGCCGAACGCGAGAGCGAAGTGTTCCGGATCAAGAACGCTCATCTCGAAGAACTGATGGAGGTTCGTTCTCAGGAACTCGCGTCGATGGCAATGCGATTGGTGGGCAAGAATGCCTTCCTACAACGACTCCGGAAGCAGATATCAGCACACACCGAACAACATCCCGATTTGCGTGATGTCGTGAAGGATGTGTTGCGAGAGATCAACACTGATCTTCGAGATGACAACGAATGGGTCCGGTTCGAAGAGAAGTTTGAACATCTTCATCAAGACTTTCTTACAAAACTCTCGCAGTCCTATCCAAAACTCACACCAACGGAGCTCAAGGTGTGTGCAATGTTGAAGATCAATCTCTCGAACAAAGAGATTGCCGGGCTGTTGTCTGTTTCATTGCGGAATGTAGAGAGTCATCGCTATTCTATTCGCAAGAAACTCGGGCTTGCATCCGACGTGAATCTCACTGCTGTTCTGATCCGACATTGAATGACGGTTACCGAAGTGCAGCCAG
This region of Ignavibacteria bacterium genomic DNA includes:
- a CDS encoding tetratricopeptide repeat protein, translated to MAVRSSVLTELLLQAKANSRTDPLQGLACATEARERAERIGDNEAIVDALNAAAWCYETRTEYSAASLSATTALELARDLQDKMRCGESLLVLGVVRSDMMRFAEALTSLKEAIDVFADLNDAPGLASAYNNIGMIHQQLANYPLALEAYLSALRINETLGDQRNVGVNIGNVSNIYYYLGDMDRSFEYDQRSLDLARASNNTYGTAHALEAIATHYKARGAFDEATHALTDALEIFSTLGEKRYAAATHIKLGSVHELQKKSKKALEHYATAASMALSIKRHDLHAQALLCKGAILSTGKAPSSSIEIFESAIGIARTHALDQLLVEALGHLAQAYARAGDHQRAYDALQECAEMKERLYALDRQRAVAEMQSRFDVERAERESEVFRIKNAHLEELMEVRSQELASMAMRLVGKNAFLQRLRKQISAHTEQHPDLRDVVKDVLREINTDLRDDNEWVRFEEKFEHLHQDFLTKLSQSYPKLTPTELKVCAMLKINLSNKEIAGLLSVSLRNVESHRYSIRKKLGLASDVNLTAVLIRH